One genomic region from Shewanella aestuarii encodes:
- the tesB gene encoding acyl-CoA thioesterase II — MSQVLNDLLSLLSLEQIELGLYRGQSQDLGFGHVFGGQVMGQALSAAKQTVSDDRHVHSMHSYFLRAGDEKLPIVYDVEIMRDGGSFSARRVKAIQKGRPIFYMTCSYQTVEEGFEHHAKMPAVPGPDGLLNQQELAMTMRDKVSAKVLEKFMEDAPIEMRLVNPLNPMSPSVVEPVRHVWIRANGKVCSDHNIQESLLAYASDFNFLVTALQPHGVSMLNPGLRLATIDHSMWFHRPFNLGEWLLYTIESPNAGGGRGFVKGQFFDQQGRLVASATQEGLLRMKR, encoded by the coding sequence ATGAGTCAGGTGTTGAACGATTTATTATCATTGTTATCCCTTGAGCAAATTGAACTAGGGTTGTACCGAGGGCAAAGCCAAGATCTAGGTTTTGGTCATGTGTTTGGTGGTCAGGTGATGGGGCAAGCGTTAAGTGCTGCGAAACAAACTGTCTCTGATGATCGTCATGTGCATTCAATGCACAGCTATTTTTTACGCGCCGGTGATGAAAAACTGCCTATTGTTTATGATGTTGAAATTATGCGTGATGGCGGCAGTTTTAGCGCACGAAGAGTGAAAGCTATTCAAAAAGGTCGGCCAATATTTTATATGACGTGCTCATATCAAACTGTTGAGGAAGGATTTGAGCATCATGCAAAAATGCCAGCTGTACCAGGTCCTGATGGCTTATTGAATCAACAAGAACTTGCTATGACCATGCGTGATAAAGTATCTGCCAAGGTGTTAGAAAAGTTTATGGAAGATGCGCCAATTGAAATGCGTTTGGTTAATCCGCTTAATCCAATGTCGCCGTCAGTGGTTGAGCCAGTTCGTCATGTTTGGATTAGGGCTAACGGTAAAGTTTGTAGCGACCACAACATCCAAGAATCACTTTTAGCTTATGCGTCTGATTTTAACTTTTTGGTCACGGCGTTGCAGCCCCATGGCGTGTCAATGTTAAATCCTGGTCTTCGTTTGGCGACTATTGATCATTCGATGTGGTTCCATCGGCCGTTCAATTTAGGTGAGTGGCTGCTTTATACTATTGAAAGTCCGAACGCCGGTGGTGGCCGAGGTTTTGTCAAAGGGCAGTTTTTTGATCAGCAAGGCCGTTTGGTCGCTTCTGCAACTCAAGAAGGCTTGTTGCGAATGAAGCGTTAA